The following proteins are encoded in a genomic region of Mycolicibacterium rutilum:
- the groES gene encoding co-chaperone GroES codes for MASVNIKPLEDKILVQANEAETTTASGLVIPDTAKEKPQEGTVVAVGPGRWDDEGEKRIPLDVAEGDTVIYSKYGGTEIKYNGEEYLILSARDVLAVVNK; via the coding sequence GTGGCGAGCGTGAACATCAAGCCACTCGAGGACAAGATCCTCGTACAGGCCAACGAGGCCGAGACCACGACCGCTTCCGGTCTGGTCATCCCCGACACCGCTAAGGAGAAGCCGCAAGAAGGCACCGTCGTCGCAGTTGGCCCCGGCCGCTGGGACGATGAGGGCGAGAAGCGCATCCCCCTGGACGTCGCGGAGGGCGACACCGTCATCTACAGCAAGTACGGCGGCACCGAGATCAAGTACAACGGCGAGGAGTACCTGATCCTGTCGGCCCGCGACGTGCTGGCCGTCGTCAACAAGTAA
- a CDS encoding nuclear transport factor 2 family protein, with amino-acid sequence MSPGDKLADKLAVTELLYRYAELIDAGDFGGVGRLLGRGNFMGVAGADAIAGLFASTTRRYPEHGNTPRTRHLVLNPIVEISQDRTATARSTFCVVQNTESVPLQPIVVGRYSDAFGCDDDGWYFTERRVDVEMVGDVSAHLMIDPHSYGK; translated from the coding sequence GTGAGCCCGGGAGACAAGCTGGCCGACAAGCTGGCCGTCACCGAACTGCTGTACCGCTACGCCGAGCTGATCGACGCCGGCGACTTCGGCGGGGTCGGACGCCTGCTCGGCCGGGGCAACTTCATGGGGGTCGCGGGCGCCGACGCGATCGCCGGGCTGTTCGCGTCGACCACTCGGCGCTACCCGGAGCACGGCAATACGCCGCGCACCCGCCACCTCGTGCTCAACCCGATTGTCGAGATCAGCCAGGACCGCACGGCCACCGCACGGTCCACGTTCTGCGTCGTGCAGAACACCGAGTCGGTCCCGCTGCAGCCCATCGTGGTCGGCCGGTACTCCGACGCCTTCGGCTGCGATGACGACGGCTGGTACTTCACCGAACGCCGGGTCGACGTCGAGATGGTGGGTGACGTGTCGGCCCACCTCATGATCGACCCGCACTCCTACGGGAAATAG
- the tsaD gene encoding tRNA (adenosine(37)-N6)-threonylcarbamoyltransferase complex transferase subunit TsaD, whose amino-acid sequence MTIILAIESSCDETGVGIAELGADGSVRLLADEVASSVDEHARFGGVVPEIASRAHLEALGPTMRRALDAAGLDKPDIVAATIGPGLAGALLVGVAAAKAYSAAWQVPFYAVNHLGGHLAADVFDRGPLPDSVGLLVSGGHTNLLHVRSLGEPIIELGSTVDDAAGEAYDKVARLLGLGYPGGKVLDDLAREGNRDAVVFPRGMTGPRDDPYAFSFSGLKTAVARYVEANPDAAPADVAAGFQEAVADVLTLKAVRAAKELNVSTLLIAGGVAANSRLRELAEERCAANGLTLRIPRPRLCTDNGAMIASFAAHLIAAGAAPSPLDAVSDPGLPVVQGQVA is encoded by the coding sequence ATGACGATCATCCTGGCCATCGAGAGCTCCTGCGACGAAACCGGCGTCGGCATCGCCGAACTGGGCGCCGACGGTTCGGTGCGGCTGCTCGCCGACGAGGTGGCCTCCAGCGTCGACGAACACGCCCGGTTCGGCGGCGTCGTCCCCGAGATCGCGTCCCGCGCCCACCTCGAAGCGCTCGGGCCGACGATGCGCCGCGCGCTGGACGCGGCCGGCCTGGACAAGCCCGACATCGTCGCCGCCACCATCGGGCCCGGACTGGCCGGTGCGCTACTGGTGGGAGTGGCAGCGGCCAAGGCCTATTCGGCGGCGTGGCAGGTGCCGTTCTACGCCGTCAACCATCTCGGCGGGCACCTGGCGGCCGATGTGTTCGATCGCGGCCCGCTGCCCGACAGCGTCGGGCTGCTGGTGTCCGGCGGACACACCAACCTGCTGCACGTGCGGTCGCTGGGCGAGCCGATCATCGAGCTCGGCAGCACCGTCGACGACGCCGCGGGGGAGGCCTACGACAAGGTGGCGCGGCTGTTGGGCCTGGGCTATCCGGGCGGCAAGGTGCTCGACGATCTGGCGCGCGAGGGCAACCGCGATGCGGTGGTGTTCCCGCGCGGAATGACCGGGCCGCGCGACGACCCGTACGCGTTCAGCTTCTCCGGGCTCAAGACCGCCGTGGCCCGGTACGTCGAGGCGAACCCCGACGCCGCGCCCGCCGACGTGGCCGCGGGCTTTCAGGAAGCGGTCGCCGACGTGCTGACCCTCAAGGCGGTGCGCGCAGCCAAGGAGCTCAACGTCTCGACGCTGCTCATCGCCGGCGGGGTGGCGGCGAACTCGCGGCTGCGGGAGCTGGCCGAGGAACGCTGCGCGGCCAACGGCCTGACGCTGCGGATCCCGCGGCCGCGGCTGTGCACCGACAACGGCGCGATGATCGCGTCGTTCGCTGCGCACCTGATCGCCGCGGGCGCCGCGCCGTCGCCGCTGGACGCGGTCAGCGATCCCGGACTGCCGGTGGTGCAGGGACAGGTCGCGTGA
- the rimI gene encoding ribosomal protein S18-alanine N-acetyltransferase, whose amino-acid sequence MSIVYGALTPADAARCAELEAQLFDGDDPWPERAFLAELAAKHIRYVAARDEGKLVGYAGIARLGRKKPYEYEIHTIGVDPAYHGRGIGRRMLTDLLEHAGDGTVFLEVRTDNVPAIKLYESFGFVNVGLRRRYYRASGADAYTMRREVT is encoded by the coding sequence GTGAGCATCGTCTACGGCGCGCTGACGCCGGCCGACGCGGCGCGGTGCGCGGAGCTCGAGGCCCAGCTGTTCGACGGCGACGACCCGTGGCCCGAACGCGCGTTCCTCGCCGAGCTCGCCGCCAAGCACATCCGCTACGTCGCCGCACGCGACGAGGGAAAGCTCGTCGGCTACGCCGGAATCGCGCGCCTGGGCCGAAAGAAGCCGTACGAGTACGAGATTCACACGATCGGCGTCGACCCCGCCTACCACGGCCGCGGCATCGGCAGACGGATGCTCACCGACCTGCTCGAACACGCGGGCGACGGCACGGTGTTCCTCGAGGTCCGGACCGACAACGTGCCGGCGATCAAGCTCTACGAGAGCTTCGGGTTCGTCAACGTCGGGCTGCGGCGGCGCTACTACCGGGCCAGCGGCGCCGACGCCTATACGATGAGGCGCGAAGTGACATGA
- the tsaB gene encoding tRNA (adenosine(37)-N6)-threonylcarbamoyltransferase complex dimerization subunit type 1 TsaB produces the protein MTLVLAIDTATPAVTAGVVRVEGYSVLGERVTVDARAHAEQLTPNAVGALSDAGVDMGALDAIVIGCGPGPFTGLRVGMASAAAFGHALGIPVHGVCSLDAIGIDTAGDVLVVTDARRREVYWARYRDGRRVDGPAVCAPADVPGGAAAVAGSPDHAALFDLPRQEPQYPTAAGLVRAVPDWSAPPAPLVPLYLRRPDAKPSVAKR, from the coding sequence GTGACCCTGGTCCTGGCCATCGACACCGCCACCCCCGCGGTGACCGCGGGTGTCGTCCGCGTCGAGGGGTACTCGGTGCTCGGCGAGCGGGTGACCGTCGACGCCAGGGCGCACGCCGAGCAACTCACCCCCAACGCGGTCGGCGCGCTGAGCGACGCCGGGGTCGACATGGGCGCCCTGGACGCGATCGTGATCGGTTGCGGGCCTGGCCCGTTCACCGGCCTGCGGGTCGGGATGGCGTCGGCGGCCGCGTTCGGGCACGCGCTGGGTATCCCGGTGCACGGGGTGTGCAGCCTCGACGCGATCGGCATCGACACCGCCGGAGACGTGCTGGTGGTGACCGACGCCCGGCGTCGCGAGGTGTACTGGGCGCGTTACCGCGACGGGCGCCGCGTCGACGGTCCCGCGGTCTGCGCCCCGGCCGACGTCCCCGGCGGCGCCGCCGCCGTCGCCGGATCGCCCGACCACGCCGCGCTGTTCGACCTACCGCGTCAGGAGCCGCAGTATCCGACCGCGGCGGGACTGGTGCGCGCCGTGCCAGACTGGTCGGCCCCGCCTGCGCCGCTGGTGCCGCTGTATCTGCGGCGCCCGGACGCCAAACCGTCGGTGGCCAAGCGGTGA
- the tsaE gene encoding tRNA (adenosine(37)-N6)-threonylcarbamoyltransferase complex ATPase subunit type 1 TsaE, with protein MAERTAGTAELPTAEDTIALGAELGRQLRAGDVVVLSGPLGAGKTVLAKGIAQALDVDGPVISPTFVLARVHRARRPGAPEMIHVDLYRLLDHASVDLLAELDSLDLDTDLEDAVVVVEWGEGLAERLSDNHLDVRLERASDTEVRTAVWNWSTP; from the coding sequence ATGGCTGAGCGCACCGCGGGCACCGCAGAGCTGCCGACCGCCGAGGACACCATCGCGCTGGGTGCCGAACTCGGCCGGCAGTTGCGCGCAGGCGACGTCGTCGTGCTGTCCGGCCCACTGGGCGCCGGAAAGACGGTGCTCGCGAAGGGGATCGCGCAGGCGCTCGACGTGGACGGGCCGGTCATCTCGCCGACGTTCGTGCTGGCGCGGGTGCACCGGGCACGTCGGCCGGGTGCGCCGGAAATGATCCACGTCGACCTGTACCGGCTGCTCGATCATGCGTCGGTCGACCTGCTCGCCGAACTCGACTCGCTTGACCTCGACACTGACCTGGAGGACGCGGTGGTCGTTGTCGAATGGGGTGAAGGGCTGGCCGAGCGGCTGTCGGACAACCACCTCGACGTGCGGCTGGAACGCGCCTCGGATACCGAAGTGCGTACCGCGGTGTGGAATTGGAGCACACCGTGA
- a CDS encoding alpha/beta fold hydrolase has protein sequence MSEPVIPLPVGRNSNARWLAGAAGLSAVGATAGLSAARSLRRRLTAYDQYADEDFELLDVDRSSVVTTPDGISLAVREVGPQDAPLTVVFAHGFCLRMGAFYFQRVRLTQQWGDQVRMVFYDQRGHGQSDEAPPDTYTVTQLGQDLESVLAVVAPTGPVVLVGHSMGGMTVLSHARQYPQRYPTRIAGAALIASAAEGVSRSPLGEILRNPALEAVRFAVRYAPRLVHRTRGAAKSVVAPILRAASYGDEKISPSVVAFSEEMMHGTPIATLVEFLHALEVHNETAGLATLAKIPTLVACGDRDLLTPKEYSQAMAAALPKAELRIVGGAGHLVQLEQPEAINEALVRLVERATPSKLVALTRRLRERVRNG, from the coding sequence GTGAGCGAACCCGTGATCCCGCTGCCGGTCGGGCGGAACTCGAACGCGCGGTGGTTGGCGGGCGCGGCGGGGTTGTCCGCGGTCGGTGCCACTGCCGGGTTGTCGGCCGCGCGCTCGCTGCGCCGCCGGCTCACCGCCTACGATCAGTACGCCGACGAGGATTTCGAGCTGCTCGACGTCGACCGCAGTTCGGTGGTGACCACCCCGGACGGGATCTCGCTGGCGGTGCGTGAGGTCGGCCCGCAGGATGCGCCGCTGACCGTCGTGTTCGCGCACGGATTCTGCCTTCGCATGGGGGCGTTCTACTTTCAGCGCGTCCGGCTGACGCAGCAGTGGGGCGACCAGGTCCGGATGGTGTTCTACGACCAGCGCGGCCACGGCCAGTCCGACGAGGCGCCACCCGACACCTACACCGTGACCCAGCTGGGCCAGGACCTGGAGAGCGTGCTGGCGGTGGTCGCACCGACCGGGCCGGTGGTGCTGGTCGGACACTCGATGGGCGGGATGACGGTGCTCTCGCACGCGCGCCAGTATCCGCAGCGGTACCCGACGCGCATCGCGGGTGCCGCGCTGATCGCGTCTGCGGCCGAAGGGGTTTCGCGTTCGCCGCTCGGTGAGATCCTGCGCAACCCGGCGCTGGAGGCGGTCCGGTTCGCGGTGCGCTACGCGCCGAGGCTGGTGCACCGGACCCGCGGCGCCGCAAAGTCGGTCGTCGCCCCGATCCTGCGGGCCGCGTCCTACGGCGACGAGAAGATCAGCCCGAGCGTCGTCGCGTTCTCCGAGGAGATGATGCACGGCACACCGATCGCGACGCTGGTCGAATTCCTGCACGCACTCGAGGTGCACAACGAAACCGCAGGCCTCGCCACCCTGGCGAAGATCCCGACGCTCGTCGCGTGCGGCGATCGCGATCTGCTGACACCCAAGGAGTACTCGCAGGCGATGGCGGCCGCACTGCCGAAGGCGGAGCTCCGAATCGTCGGCGGTGCAGGGCATCTCGTGCAGCTCGAGCAGCCCGAGGCGATCAACGAGGCTCTGGTCCGGTTGGTCGAGCGGGCGACACCGTCCAAGCTCGTCGCCCTGACCCGCCGGCTGCGCGAGAGGGTCCGAAATGGCTGA
- the alr gene encoding alanine racemase, whose translation MGRGEETMHTTELTTPATIAAPQAVIDLGAITDNVRLLRELAGGADVMAVVKADGYGHGAAQVGRAALAAGAAELGVATVTEALALRRDGITAPLLAWLHPPGTDFAPAVSADVQIAVSSVRQFGELLDGVRRAGRPATVTVKADTGLSRNGVGAADFPELVAAIKRAHADGTIRVRGLMSHLAHGDEPEHPFNDQQAQRLTEMRRYAAEQGVHFEVAHLSNSPAAMTRPDLAFDLVRPGIAVYGQTPIPQRGDMGLRAAMTVKCPVTLVRSLRAGDGVSYGHTWVADRDTTVALLPVGYADGIFRNLSNRFEVLINGRLYRNVGRICMDQFVVDLGPDGAAAEGDEAILFGPGTRGEPTAQDWADLLGTINYEVVTSPRNRIVRTYIDSAAKGDR comes from the coding sequence ATCGGCCGTGGTGAGGAGACCATGCACACGACCGAGCTGACGACACCGGCGACGATCGCCGCCCCGCAGGCGGTGATCGACCTCGGCGCGATCACCGACAACGTGCGCCTGCTGCGTGAGCTCGCGGGCGGCGCGGACGTGATGGCGGTCGTCAAGGCCGACGGTTACGGCCACGGCGCCGCGCAGGTCGGCCGGGCCGCGCTGGCCGCGGGCGCCGCCGAGCTGGGCGTCGCGACCGTGACGGAGGCACTGGCGCTGCGGCGCGATGGCATCACCGCCCCGCTGCTCGCCTGGCTGCACCCGCCGGGCACCGACTTCGCGCCCGCGGTCAGCGCCGACGTGCAGATCGCGGTGTCCTCGGTGCGGCAGTTCGGCGAACTGCTCGACGGTGTGCGGCGCGCCGGCCGCCCCGCGACCGTCACCGTCAAGGCCGACACCGGGTTGAGTCGCAACGGCGTCGGCGCCGCCGACTTCCCTGAGCTCGTCGCCGCGATCAAGCGCGCCCATGCCGACGGCACGATCCGGGTGCGCGGGCTGATGTCGCATCTGGCGCACGGTGACGAGCCGGAGCACCCCTTCAATGATCAACAGGCGCAACGGCTTACCGAGATGCGGCGCTACGCCGCCGAGCAGGGTGTGCACTTCGAGGTGGCGCACCTGAGCAATTCCCCGGCCGCCATGACGCGTCCCGACCTGGCCTTCGATCTGGTCCGGCCGGGCATCGCGGTCTACGGGCAGACACCCATCCCGCAGCGCGGCGACATGGGCCTGCGTGCCGCGATGACGGTGAAATGCCCGGTGACGCTTGTGCGGTCGCTTCGCGCGGGCGACGGCGTCTCCTACGGGCACACCTGGGTCGCCGACCGCGACACCACCGTCGCCTTGCTGCCGGTCGGCTACGCCGACGGCATCTTCCGCAATCTGAGCAACCGCTTCGAGGTGCTGATCAACGGCCGGCTCTACCGCAATGTCGGGCGGATCTGCATGGACCAGTTCGTCGTCGACCTGGGGCCGGACGGCGCGGCCGCCGAAGGCGACGAGGCGATCCTGTTCGGCCCGGGCACCCGCGGCGAGCCCACCGCGCAGGACTGGGCAGATCTGTTGGGCACCATCAACTACGAGGTGGTGACCAGCCCGCGCAACCGGATCGTGCGGACCTACATCGACTCCGCCGCGAAGGGCGACCGGTGA
- a CDS encoding glutamate decarboxylase → MSPTRSHAPQVAPAYTGRLAMAPVPSLRLPDDAMDPDAAYRFIHDELMLDGSSRLNLATFVTTWMDPQAERLMAETFDKNMIDKDEYPATAAIEQRCVCMVADLFHAEDLRDDPSSAIGVSTIGSSEAVMLAGLAMKWRWRDKVGENWKGRTPNLVMGANVQVVWEKFCRYFDVEPRYLPMAEGRYVITPEQVLDAVDEDTIGVVAILGTTYTGELEPIAEICAALDKLAGDGGLDVPVHVDAASGGFVVPFLHPDLEWDFRLPRVVSINVSGHKYGLTYPGIGFVVWRNAQYLPEGLVFHVNYLGGDMPTFTLNFSRPGNQVVGQYYNFLRLGRAGYTQVMHCLSETARWLGDQLRESRHFDVVADGSAIPVVSFKLSGDFGYTEFDVSQALRGYGWQVPAYTMPEGAEDVTMLRIVVREGFSADLARALHDDLVKVIAHLDELKPQGHFNGEQPFAH, encoded by the coding sequence ATGTCGCCCACGCGCAGTCACGCGCCGCAGGTTGCTCCCGCCTACACCGGACGGTTGGCGATGGCGCCCGTGCCGTCGCTGCGCCTGCCCGACGACGCGATGGATCCCGACGCTGCCTACCGGTTCATCCACGACGAACTGATGCTCGACGGCAGTTCGCGGCTGAACCTGGCGACATTCGTCACGACGTGGATGGACCCGCAGGCCGAGCGGTTGATGGCCGAGACGTTCGACAAGAACATGATCGACAAGGACGAGTACCCGGCGACCGCGGCGATCGAGCAGCGCTGCGTGTGCATGGTGGCCGACCTGTTCCATGCCGAGGACCTGCGCGACGACCCGTCGAGCGCGATCGGGGTGTCGACGATCGGGTCGAGCGAGGCCGTGATGCTGGCCGGGCTGGCGATGAAGTGGCGGTGGCGCGACAAGGTCGGCGAGAACTGGAAAGGACGCACCCCGAACCTGGTGATGGGCGCCAACGTCCAGGTCGTGTGGGAGAAGTTCTGCCGCTACTTCGATGTCGAGCCGCGGTATCTGCCGATGGCCGAGGGCCGCTACGTCATCACCCCCGAGCAGGTGCTCGACGCCGTCGACGAGGACACCATCGGCGTGGTCGCGATCCTGGGCACCACCTACACCGGTGAACTCGAGCCGATCGCCGAGATCTGCGCGGCGCTGGACAAACTGGCCGGTGATGGTGGCCTGGACGTCCCGGTGCACGTGGACGCCGCCAGCGGTGGTTTCGTGGTGCCGTTCCTGCATCCGGACCTGGAGTGGGATTTCCGGCTGCCGCGGGTGGTGTCGATCAACGTGAGCGGCCACAAGTACGGATTGACCTATCCCGGAATCGGATTCGTGGTGTGGCGCAACGCGCAGTACCTGCCCGAGGGCCTGGTCTTCCACGTCAACTACCTCGGCGGCGACATGCCGACGTTCACGCTGAACTTCTCGCGGCCCGGCAATCAGGTGGTGGGGCAGTACTACAACTTCCTGCGGCTGGGCCGCGCCGGCTACACGCAGGTGATGCACTGCCTGTCGGAGACCGCGCGCTGGCTCGGCGATCAGCTGCGCGAGAGTCGGCACTTCGACGTCGTCGCCGACGGTTCGGCGATCCCGGTGGTGAGCTTCAAGCTCTCCGGCGACTTCGGCTACACCGAGTTCGACGTGTCCCAGGCGCTGCGCGGCTACGGCTGGCAGGTGCCGGCGTACACGATGCCCGAGGGCGCCGAGGACGTCACGATGCTGCGCATCGTGGTGCGTGAAGGGTTCTCCGCCGACCTGGCCAGAGCCCTGCACGACGACCTGGTCAAGGTGATCGCCCACCTCGACGAGCTCAAGCCGCAGGGTCACTTCAACGGCGAACAGCCGTTCGCGCACTGA
- a CDS encoding NAD(P)H-hydrate dehydratase: MRYYYSAEQIREAEAPLLAALPDGVLMRRAATGLANAVVRELVRRTGGVSGRRVCAVVGSGDNGGDALWAATFLRRRGAGASAVLLNPERAHAKALAAFTGAGGRIVETVPAATDLVIDGVVGISGSGALRPAAAEVFAAVDDAGIPVVAVDIPSGIDVHTGAADGPHVRAALTVTFGGFKPVHALGECGRVELVDIGLTLPEPAMVGMEAADVAARWPMPGPTDDKYTQGVTGILAGSATYPGAAVLCTGAAVAATSGMVRYAGTAAQQVLSQWPEVIATSSPSAAGRVQSWVVGPGLGTDDTGAAALWFALDSGLPVIVDADGLTIVAAHPDLVTGRDAPTVLTPHAGEFARLAGAPPGEDRVAATRRLADRLGVTVLLKGNVTVIAEPDGPVYLNPAGQSWAATAGSGDVLSGVIGALLAAGLPPGEAAAAAAFVHARAADLAARDPGPRPAPTSSSRILAHVRSAIAGL, translated from the coding sequence ATGCGCTACTACTACTCCGCCGAGCAGATCCGGGAAGCAGAAGCACCCCTGCTGGCGGCGCTGCCCGACGGCGTGTTGATGCGACGCGCCGCCACCGGCCTGGCCAATGCGGTCGTCCGCGAGCTCGTGAGGCGCACCGGCGGCGTCAGCGGGCGCCGGGTGTGCGCGGTCGTCGGCTCCGGCGACAACGGCGGCGACGCGCTGTGGGCCGCGACGTTCCTGCGCCGCCGCGGAGCCGGCGCTTCCGCGGTCCTGCTCAATCCGGAACGCGCCCACGCGAAGGCGTTGGCGGCCTTCACCGGTGCCGGCGGCCGCATCGTCGAAACCGTCCCGGCGGCAACCGATCTGGTGATCGACGGCGTGGTGGGCATCTCCGGATCCGGTGCGTTGCGACCCGCCGCCGCCGAGGTGTTCGCCGCGGTCGACGATGCGGGTATTCCGGTGGTGGCCGTCGACATCCCCAGCGGTATCGATGTGCACACCGGGGCCGCCGATGGGCCGCATGTGCGGGCCGCGCTGACCGTCACCTTCGGCGGTTTCAAGCCCGTGCACGCGCTGGGGGAGTGCGGCCGCGTCGAGCTCGTCGACATCGGGTTGACCCTGCCGGAGCCGGCCATGGTCGGCATGGAGGCTGCCGACGTTGCCGCGCGCTGGCCGATGCCCGGGCCGACCGACGACAAGTACACCCAGGGCGTCACCGGCATACTCGCCGGATCGGCCACCTATCCCGGGGCCGCGGTGCTGTGCACCGGAGCCGCCGTGGCCGCCACGTCGGGGATGGTCCGCTACGCGGGAACCGCTGCCCAACAAGTGCTTTCGCAATGGCCCGAGGTGATCGCCACCAGCAGCCCCAGTGCCGCCGGGCGCGTGCAGTCCTGGGTCGTCGGGCCGGGTCTGGGCACCGACGACACCGGCGCGGCGGCGCTGTGGTTCGCGTTGGACAGTGGCCTGCCGGTGATCGTGGACGCCGACGGGTTGACGATCGTCGCGGCGCATCCCGACCTCGTCACCGGCCGCGACGCGCCCACGGTGCTGACCCCGCACGCCGGCGAGTTCGCGCGCCTGGCCGGTGCGCCGCCCGGTGAAGACCGCGTCGCCGCCACACGCAGGCTGGCCGACCGCCTCGGCGTCACCGTGCTGTTGAAAGGCAACGTCACCGTCATCGCCGAACCCGACGGCCCGGTGTATCTCAATCCGGCAGGCCAATCCTGGGCCGCGACAGCCGGTTCCGGTGACGTGCTGTCCGGTGTCATCGGCGCGCTACTGGCCGCGGGCCTGCCGCCCGGTGAGGCCGCCGCGGCCGCGGCGTTCGTCCACGCCCGCGCCGCCGACCTGGCCGCCCGCGACCCCGGGCCCCGTCCGGCACCGACGTCGTCGTCCCGCATCCTCGCGCACGTCCGCTCCGCCATCGCAGGTCTGTAA
- the ectA gene encoding diaminobutyrate acetyltransferase — protein MSVRVPKPGKTGLQTPEIRLRRPRAADALAMHRVAEATEVLDLNSTYAYLLWATDFADTSIVADADGELVGFITGHRPPPRPDVLFVWQVAVDPSAQGRGLGSQMLDGLLARVLADRRGQPVTVEATVAPGNAHSRALFGGFARRLRVPLVEHEHFTADLLAADGGHEDEPILRIGPIAEPPN, from the coding sequence ATGAGCGTGCGTGTTCCCAAACCTGGGAAAACCGGCCTGCAAACTCCCGAAATTCGCCTGCGTCGGCCGCGAGCCGCCGACGCCCTGGCCATGCATCGCGTGGCGGAGGCGACCGAGGTGCTCGACCTCAACTCCACCTACGCCTATCTGCTCTGGGCGACCGACTTCGCCGACACCTCGATCGTGGCCGACGCCGACGGCGAACTGGTCGGCTTCATCACCGGGCATCGCCCTCCGCCACGCCCCGACGTGCTGTTCGTCTGGCAGGTTGCCGTCGACCCGTCCGCTCAGGGCAGAGGATTGGGCAGTCAGATGCTCGACGGTCTGCTCGCCCGGGTCCTTGCCGACCGCCGCGGACAGCCGGTGACGGTGGAGGCCACCGTGGCGCCGGGCAACGCGCACTCACGCGCGCTGTTCGGCGGGTTCGCGCGCCGTCTCCGCGTGCCGCTCGTCGAACACGAACACTTCACCGCCGACCTCCTCGCCGCCGATGGTGGACACGAGGACGAACCGATCCTTCGGATCGGCCCCATCGCCGAACCCCCCAACTGA
- the ectB gene encoding diaminobutyrate--2-oxoglutarate transaminase gives MSLLETNIPTTDSGLPEVFASVESEVRSYCRNWPTTFETAQGPWLTDTTGRRYLDFFAGAGALNYGHNNPVLKRAVLDYLAGDGIVHSLDMATTAKREFLETFSALVLEPRNLDYKVQFPGPTGTNAVESALKLARKVTGRESIISFTNAFHGMTLGSLSVTGNSMKRAGAGIPLVHATPMPYDNYFGGVTEDFHWFERVLDDSGSGLNQPAAVIVETVQGEGGLNVARVEWLQALAELCHRREILLIVDDVQMGCGRTGPFFSFEAAGIVPDIVTLSKSISGYGLPMALTLFRRELDVWAPGEHNGTFRGHNPAFVTATAALQTYWANDSLTAATTAKGELVRDRLEVIADKYDGVSARGRGMAQGLKFEQADLAGEVARAAFDRGLLTETSGPADEVVKLLPPLTISEHDLMSGLDILAESVATTV, from the coding sequence GTGTCGCTTCTCGAAACCAACATCCCCACAACCGATTCCGGGCTGCCCGAGGTGTTCGCCTCGGTCGAGTCCGAAGTGCGCAGCTACTGCCGCAACTGGCCCACCACCTTCGAGACCGCGCAAGGGCCGTGGCTGACCGACACGACCGGCAGGCGCTACCTCGACTTCTTCGCCGGAGCCGGCGCGCTGAACTACGGGCACAACAACCCGGTGCTCAAGCGCGCGGTGCTGGACTACCTCGCCGGTGACGGCATCGTGCACTCGCTCGACATGGCCACCACCGCCAAGCGCGAGTTCCTCGAGACCTTCTCGGCACTGGTGCTCGAGCCCCGCAACCTCGACTACAAGGTCCAGTTCCCCGGGCCGACGGGCACCAACGCCGTCGAATCGGCGCTCAAACTCGCCCGCAAGGTGACCGGGCGCGAATCGATCATCAGCTTCACCAACGCGTTTCACGGTATGACGCTGGGCTCGCTGTCGGTGACCGGTAACTCCATGAAACGGGCGGGCGCCGGTATCCCGCTGGTGCACGCCACCCCGATGCCGTACGACAATTACTTCGGTGGGGTCACCGAGGACTTTCACTGGTTCGAGCGGGTGCTCGACGACTCGGGCAGCGGCCTGAACCAGCCGGCGGCGGTGATCGTCGAAACCGTGCAGGGCGAGGGCGGACTGAACGTCGCGCGCGTCGAGTGGCTGCAGGCGCTGGCCGAACTCTGCCATCGCCGCGAGATCCTGCTGATCGTCGACGACGTGCAGATGGGTTGTGGCCGCACCGGGCCGTTCTTCAGCTTCGAGGCGGCCGGCATCGTGCCCGACATCGTCACGCTGTCGAAGTCGATCAGCGGATACGGCTTGCCGATGGCGCTCACGCTGTTCCGCCGCGAACTCGACGTCTGGGCGCCCGGCGAGCACAACGGCACCTTCCGCGGCCACAACCCGGCCTTCGTCACCGCCACCGCGGCGCTGCAGACCTACTGGGCCAACGACAGCCTCACCGCGGCCACGACGGCCAAAGGCGAACTGGTCCGCGACCGGCTCGAGGTGATCGCCGACAAGTACGATGGCGTATCGGCCCGGGGACGCGGCATGGCGCAGGGCCTGAAGTTCGAGCAGGCCGACCTGGCCGGCGAGGTGGCGCGGGCGGCGTTCGACCGCGGCCTGCTCACCGAGACCAGCGGTCCCGCCGACGAAGTCGTCAAACTGCTTCCCCCGCTGACGATCTCGGAACACGACCTGATGTCCGGGCTGGACATCCTGGCCGAGTCCGTCGCCACCACTGTCTGA